One genomic window of Glycine soja cultivar W05 chromosome 9, ASM419377v2, whole genome shotgun sequence includes the following:
- the LOC114366866 gene encoding transcription factor bHLH118-like, with protein MNLLPSAPISKVDDSLEHSLSFESTMFPLQRGNELVIQFSNSPHHHLQHKMSQDLILDDYASLDANDSNQKFSTSSISQPTKKLFYGANKKNHDYSNEHKKKMIHKEIERQRRQEMATFYASLRSLLPLEFIKGKRSISDHMNEAVNYIKHMQKHIKELGAKRDELKKLSNHSNNMENNHEGLHTSCNFTVHEKNGIMGIEITSVFREEKPKISKLLQFLTEEGLEVVSFFSTEVNGRLLHSVQCEVNHSNSVDPSELRKKVSKAFSTFRCSD; from the exons ATGAATCTGCTTCCTTCAGCCCCCATATCCAAAGTTGATGACAGTTTAGAGCATTCATTGAGTTTTGAGAGTACCATGTTTCCTTTACAACGAGGCAATGAGCTGGTTATCCAGTTTTCTAATAGCCCCCACCATCACCTGCAACACAAAATGTCCCAAGATCTGATTCTGGATGATTATGCTTCTCTGGATGCCAATGATTCCAACCAAAAATTCAGCACTAGTAGCATCAGCCAACCAACAAAGAAACTTTTCTATGGGGCAAATAAAAAGAATCATGACTACTCTAACGAACATAAGAAGAAGATGATTCATAAGGAGATTGAGAGGCAAAGGAGACAAGAAATGGCTACCTTCTATGCCTCTCTTAgatcccttctccctcttgagtTCATCAAG GGAAAGCGTTCAATATCTGACCACATGAACGAGGCAGTGAATTACATAAAGCACATGCAGAAACATATCAAAGAGCTTGGTGCCAAGAGAGATGAACTGAAGAAACTCTCCAATCATTCCAATAATATGGAAAATAACCATGAGGGCTTGCATACATCTTGCAACTTCACTGTCCACGAGAAAAATGGTATTATGGGAATAGAAATCACCAGTGTCTTCAGAGAGGAAAAGCCTAAAATTTCAAAGTTACTACAGTTTTTGACTGAAGAAGGACTTGAAGTTGTTAGTTTCTTTTCAACAGAAGTCAATGGCAGATTGCTCCACAGTGTGCAGTGTGAG GTGAACCATTCCAACAGTGTAGATCCATCTGAGCTGAGAAAGAAAGTTTCCAAAGCATTTTCAACCTTTAGATGCTCTGATTGA
- the LOC114368603 gene encoding receptor-like serine/threonine-protein kinase At4g25390 isoform X1 has product MPSRQLSTSPDIPDPYPFPQPPPRHHHHHHFLTPLLAATVSTCSLLLLLILFCHRTLTRKRATTHLPSPAATSPPHRLSFSVLRRATNSFSTRLGHGGFGPVFAGTLAGAPVAVKLMDSNTNHQQGEREFHNELFFASKLLSRHVITATHFSSDPKRRHFLLVYELMQNGNLQDALLHRKCPELLNWNTRFSIILNVGKGIHFLHSYDPPVIHGDIKPSNVLLDRDFWPRIGDFGLARLSSDTPRFEVEVLECGSVDNDEEKMKTKKKKEEEEVVVVDDCGSVESAHSVFMEEGDMGVEQSPSPEMAAMTSPETNLAVAEASPGFEKGSAQSEKEGVKKINEKGLKSNSVRDWWWKHEDEVGVGEGKKVKDYVMEWIGRDVNKERVKSGIELENVEIGKEEKNKKEKKRRKKELEWWESMEEEKFDGVVKGKRRTVREWWKEECFEENANAKTTKKKKKEKKKRKGGSVKSDDDENCGDDWWMSDDAMDKRKGKSRSRNNRGNMDCWMDGLSGELWRGRRNNSFDSASGEIPKSGGVSSTPSIRGTVCYVAPECGYGGEVSEKCDVYSFGVLLLVIISGRRPLQVSGSPLSEFQRANLLSWARHCARNGKLVELVDESIELLDKEQALLCIRVALLCLLKSPARRPSMKEVVGMLSGELEPPQLPVEYSPSTPSRFPFKSRRKGSFVPRWKSHVGDTSCNRTLEFEMVKFFEAESIYKLFSCNYVLMTAIVKPGILPCMQLHVISKIVYFGKYYKGNIILQRYFLKSSNCMLNYHVSTAAMN; this is encoded by the exons ATGCCATCCCGACAATTATCCACGTCACCAGACATACCCGACCCGTACCCGTTTCCGCAGCCACCGCCACgtcatcaccaccaccatcacttTCTCACTCCTCTCCTTGCCGCCACCGTCTCAACATGctcccttctcctcctcctcatccTCTTCTGCCACCGCACCCTCACCCGCAAACGCGCCACCACCCACCTCCCTTCTCCGGCCGCCACCTCCCCACCGCACCGCCTCTCCTTCTCCGTCCTCCGTCGCGCCACCAACTCCTTCTCCACGCGCCTCGGCCACGGCGGCTTCGGCCCCGTCTTCGCTGGCACCCTTGCCGGCGCCCCCGTCGCCGTCAAGCTCATGGATTCCAACACCAATCACCAACAGGGCGAGCGCGAGTTCCACAACGAACTCTTCTTCGCCTCGAAGCTCCTCTCCCGCCACGTCATCACCGCCACGCACTTCTCCTCCGACCCTAAACGACGCCATTTCCTCTTGGTCTACGAGCTCATGCAAAACGGCAACCTCCAAGACGCGCTTTTGCACCGCAAGTGCCCCGAACTCTTAAACTGGAACACGCGCTTCTCAATTATCCTCAACGTAGGGAAAGGTATTCACTTTCTTCACTCCTATGACCCCCCTGTAATTCATGGAGACATAAAACCGAGTAACGTTTTGCTTGATCGCGATTTCTGGCCGAGGATTGGGGACTTTGGGCTTGCGAGGTTGAGCTCGGATACTCCGAGGTTTGAAGTTGAGGTTCTGGAATGTGGGAGTGTTGATaatgatgaagagaagatgaagacgaagaagaagaaggaggaggaggaggttgttgttgttgatgattgtGGATCGGTGGAGAGTGCTCATAGTGTTTTTATGGAGGAGGGTGACATGGGGGTGGAGCAATCGCCTTCGCCGGAGATGGCGGCGATGACTTCGCCAGAGACCAATTTGGCAGTGGCGGAGGCCTCGCCCGGGTTTGAGAAGGGTAGTGCGCAGAGTGAGAAGGAGGGTGTGAAGAAGATTAATGAGAAAGGGTTGAAGAGTAATTCTGTGAGGGATTGGTGGTGGAAGCATGAGGATGAGGTTGGGGTTGGGGAGGGTAAAAAGGTTAAGGATTATGTGATGGAATGGATTGGTAGGGATGTGAATAAGGAAAGGGTGAAGAGTGGAATTGAGTTGGAAAATGTGGAGATagggaaggaagagaaaaataagaaggagaagaagagaaggaagaagGAATTGGAATGGTGGGAATCAATGGAAGAGGAAAAGTTTGATGGTGTTGTGAAGGGGAAGAGAAGGACGGTGAGGGAATGGTGGAAGGAGGAGTGTTTTGAGGAGAATGCGAATGCGAAGacgacaaagaagaagaagaaggagaagaaaaagaggaagGGTGGGAGTGTGAAGAGTGATGATGATGAGAATTGTGGTGATGATTGGTGGATGAGTGATGATGCAATGGATAAGAGGAAGGGCAAGAGTAGGAGTAGGAACAACCGTGGGAACATGGATTGCTGGATGGATGGGTTGAGTGGTGAGTTATGGAGAGGGAGGAGGAATAATAGCTTTGATTCTGCTAGTGGGGAGATTCCAAAGAGTGGTGGTGTGAGTAGTACTCCTAGTATTAGGGGAACTGTGTGTTATGTTGCTCCTGAGTGTGGCTATGGTGGGGAAGTGTCTGAGAAGTGTGATGTGTATAGCTTTGGGGTGTTGTTGCTTGTGATCATTTCTGGGCGGCGCCCACTTCAGGTCAGCGGTTCACCCTTGTCCGAGTTTCAAAGGGCAAATCTCCTGTCATGGGCGCGCCATTGTGCGCGAAATGGGAAGCTTGTTGAGCTTGTTGATGAGTCTATTGAATTGTTGGATAAGGAGCAGGCTCTTCTCTGCATCAGGGTGGCTTTGCTTTGCTTGCTGAAGTCACCTGCTCGTCGTCCTTCAATGAAGGAGGTTGTAGGAATGCTCAGTGGAGAATTGGAGCCTCCCCAATTGCCTGTTGAATACTCTCCTTCAACCCCTTCTAGGTTCCCTTTCAAGTCTAGGAGAAAAGGCAG TTTTGTTCCTAGGTGGAAGAGCCATGTTGGTGATACCAGTTGCAACAGAACATTGGAATTTGAAATGGTTAAATTCTTTGAAGCAGAATCTATCTATAAGCTTTTCTCATGTAATTATGTGTTAATGACTGCAATAGTGAAACCAGGCATACTTCCTTGTATGCAGTTACATGTGATCTCAAAGATTGTATATTTTGGTAAGTACTATAAAGGAAATATTATACTACAACGGTATTTCTTAAAATCCTCAAATTGCATGCTAAATTATCATGTATCAACTGCAGCGATGAACTAA
- the LOC114368603 gene encoding receptor-like serine/threonine-protein kinase At4g25390 isoform X2 encodes MPSRQLSTSPDIPDPYPFPQPPPRHHHHHHFLTPLLAATVSTCSLLLLLILFCHRTLTRKRATTHLPSPAATSPPHRLSFSVLRRATNSFSTRLGHGGFGPVFAGTLAGAPVAVKLMDSNTNHQQGEREFHNELFFASKLLSRHVITATHFSSDPKRRHFLLVYELMQNGNLQDALLHRKCPELLNWNTRFSIILNVGKGIHFLHSYDPPVIHGDIKPSNVLLDRDFWPRIGDFGLARLSSDTPRFEVEVLECGSVDNDEEKMKTKKKKEEEEVVVVDDCGSVESAHSVFMEEGDMGVEQSPSPEMAAMTSPETNLAVAEASPGFEKGSAQSEKEGVKKINEKGLKSNSVRDWWWKHEDEVGVGEGKKVKDYVMEWIGRDVNKERVKSGIELENVEIGKEEKNKKEKKRRKKELEWWESMEEEKFDGVVKGKRRTVREWWKEECFEENANAKTTKKKKKEKKKRKGGSVKSDDDENCGDDWWMSDDAMDKRKGKSRSRNNRGNMDCWMDGLSGELWRGRRNNSFDSASGEIPKSGGVSSTPSIRGTVCYVAPECGYGGEVSEKCDVYSFGVLLLVIISGRRPLQVSGSPLSEFQRANLLSWARHCARNGKLVELVDESIELLDKEQALLCIRVALLCLLKSPARRPSMKEVVGMLSGELEPPQLPVEYSPSTPSRFPFKSRRKGSLYGSVLFLGGRAMLVIPVATEHWNLKWLNSLKQNLSISFSHVIMC; translated from the exons ATGCCATCCCGACAATTATCCACGTCACCAGACATACCCGACCCGTACCCGTTTCCGCAGCCACCGCCACgtcatcaccaccaccatcacttTCTCACTCCTCTCCTTGCCGCCACCGTCTCAACATGctcccttctcctcctcctcatccTCTTCTGCCACCGCACCCTCACCCGCAAACGCGCCACCACCCACCTCCCTTCTCCGGCCGCCACCTCCCCACCGCACCGCCTCTCCTTCTCCGTCCTCCGTCGCGCCACCAACTCCTTCTCCACGCGCCTCGGCCACGGCGGCTTCGGCCCCGTCTTCGCTGGCACCCTTGCCGGCGCCCCCGTCGCCGTCAAGCTCATGGATTCCAACACCAATCACCAACAGGGCGAGCGCGAGTTCCACAACGAACTCTTCTTCGCCTCGAAGCTCCTCTCCCGCCACGTCATCACCGCCACGCACTTCTCCTCCGACCCTAAACGACGCCATTTCCTCTTGGTCTACGAGCTCATGCAAAACGGCAACCTCCAAGACGCGCTTTTGCACCGCAAGTGCCCCGAACTCTTAAACTGGAACACGCGCTTCTCAATTATCCTCAACGTAGGGAAAGGTATTCACTTTCTTCACTCCTATGACCCCCCTGTAATTCATGGAGACATAAAACCGAGTAACGTTTTGCTTGATCGCGATTTCTGGCCGAGGATTGGGGACTTTGGGCTTGCGAGGTTGAGCTCGGATACTCCGAGGTTTGAAGTTGAGGTTCTGGAATGTGGGAGTGTTGATaatgatgaagagaagatgaagacgaagaagaagaaggaggaggaggaggttgttgttgttgatgattgtGGATCGGTGGAGAGTGCTCATAGTGTTTTTATGGAGGAGGGTGACATGGGGGTGGAGCAATCGCCTTCGCCGGAGATGGCGGCGATGACTTCGCCAGAGACCAATTTGGCAGTGGCGGAGGCCTCGCCCGGGTTTGAGAAGGGTAGTGCGCAGAGTGAGAAGGAGGGTGTGAAGAAGATTAATGAGAAAGGGTTGAAGAGTAATTCTGTGAGGGATTGGTGGTGGAAGCATGAGGATGAGGTTGGGGTTGGGGAGGGTAAAAAGGTTAAGGATTATGTGATGGAATGGATTGGTAGGGATGTGAATAAGGAAAGGGTGAAGAGTGGAATTGAGTTGGAAAATGTGGAGATagggaaggaagagaaaaataagaaggagaagaagagaaggaagaagGAATTGGAATGGTGGGAATCAATGGAAGAGGAAAAGTTTGATGGTGTTGTGAAGGGGAAGAGAAGGACGGTGAGGGAATGGTGGAAGGAGGAGTGTTTTGAGGAGAATGCGAATGCGAAGacgacaaagaagaagaagaaggagaagaaaaagaggaagGGTGGGAGTGTGAAGAGTGATGATGATGAGAATTGTGGTGATGATTGGTGGATGAGTGATGATGCAATGGATAAGAGGAAGGGCAAGAGTAGGAGTAGGAACAACCGTGGGAACATGGATTGCTGGATGGATGGGTTGAGTGGTGAGTTATGGAGAGGGAGGAGGAATAATAGCTTTGATTCTGCTAGTGGGGAGATTCCAAAGAGTGGTGGTGTGAGTAGTACTCCTAGTATTAGGGGAACTGTGTGTTATGTTGCTCCTGAGTGTGGCTATGGTGGGGAAGTGTCTGAGAAGTGTGATGTGTATAGCTTTGGGGTGTTGTTGCTTGTGATCATTTCTGGGCGGCGCCCACTTCAGGTCAGCGGTTCACCCTTGTCCGAGTTTCAAAGGGCAAATCTCCTGTCATGGGCGCGCCATTGTGCGCGAAATGGGAAGCTTGTTGAGCTTGTTGATGAGTCTATTGAATTGTTGGATAAGGAGCAGGCTCTTCTCTGCATCAGGGTGGCTTTGCTTTGCTTGCTGAAGTCACCTGCTCGTCGTCCTTCAATGAAGGAGGTTGTAGGAATGCTCAGTGGAGAATTGGAGCCTCCCCAATTGCCTGTTGAATACTCTCCTTCAACCCCTTCTAGGTTCCCTTTCAAGTCTAGGAGAAAAGGCAG TTTGTATGGATCAGTTTTGTTCCTAGGTGGAAGAGCCATGTTGGTGATACCAGTTGCAACAGAACATTGGAATTTGAAATGGTTAAATTCTTTGAAGCAGAATCTATCTATAAGCTTTTCTCATGTAATTATGTGTTAA